A single genomic interval of Candidatus Eisenbacteria bacterium harbors:
- a CDS encoding PEGA domain-containing protein yields MDLCGADRSAPVECARSSTHSKEVVLSCSRTSRLAASFLAALALAGCADDLPAPTVAEVLLRFPADPPSLRLGAWVFVDGTRIRGNLTEAQIDTFLPPGTYTFVVQKTCAAVTPSDTVITEIRAGVRQTLDFELRPLPDGNALIVRSEPPGLPVLLDGAQTGQVTPASFVCLAQGDHSVGVPRGSLDRVGFDLASADTARTVAIPAVGTAEVVFAFEYVPRPQIRGCLLELMTATYCPNCPKADAAADSLERDPRYDPEAFASVEVHLYWSGFDVLFTDQIAQRVLFYGNEQNAPYAFFNGRDRLLGASSPDLVAAYASRVSSTYGQDSKIGLYWSDVRTEEEVLTGNLRLVAIEPLETSDRLELHAFYAKDSVVVWNPYHVDFFHGVVRKYAAPVDLDILREEGAIPAGGFLDSSIQFDLAEETVEAARTPRETRLIAFVQNMATQEILQCREARIRLP; encoded by the coding sequence GTGGATCTTTGCGGGGCGGACAGGTCTGCTCCGGTGGAGTGTGCAAGATCGTCGACCCATTCGAAGGAGGTCGTCTTGAGCTGCTCACGAACTTCTAGGTTGGCCGCCTCGTTTCTCGCGGCCCTCGCCCTAGCGGGCTGCGCCGACGATCTTCCGGCTCCGACAGTCGCGGAGGTCCTGCTGCGCTTCCCCGCGGATCCGCCGAGCCTGAGGCTCGGGGCATGGGTCTTCGTGGACGGGACGAGGATCCGCGGGAACCTGACGGAGGCCCAGATCGACACCTTCCTGCCGCCCGGCACCTACACCTTCGTCGTGCAGAAGACCTGCGCGGCCGTGACGCCGTCCGACACGGTGATCACGGAGATCCGCGCGGGCGTGCGTCAGACTCTCGATTTCGAGCTGCGCCCGCTGCCTGATGGAAACGCCCTGATCGTCCGATCGGAGCCTCCGGGACTGCCCGTGCTGCTCGATGGGGCACAGACGGGCCAGGTCACGCCGGCGTCGTTCGTCTGTCTCGCCCAGGGGGATCACTCCGTGGGAGTCCCGCGAGGATCACTCGACCGGGTGGGCTTCGATCTGGCCTCCGCCGACACGGCCAGGACTGTCGCGATCCCGGCGGTGGGGACCGCCGAGGTCGTCTTCGCGTTCGAATACGTTCCGAGGCCGCAGATCCGGGGCTGTCTCCTCGAGCTCATGACGGCCACATACTGCCCGAACTGTCCGAAAGCCGATGCCGCCGCCGACTCGCTGGAGCGCGATCCGCGCTACGACCCGGAGGCGTTCGCATCGGTGGAAGTGCATCTCTACTGGAGCGGCTTCGATGTCCTCTTCACCGATCAGATCGCGCAGCGTGTGCTCTTCTACGGAAACGAGCAGAACGCACCGTATGCGTTCTTCAACGGCCGGGACAGGCTCCTCGGCGCCTCAAGTCCAGATCTCGTCGCCGCCTACGCCTCGCGCGTCTCCTCCACGTACGGCCAGGATTCGAAGATCGGCCTCTACTGGAGCGATGTCCGGACCGAGGAGGAGGTCCTGACCGGAAACCTCCGGCTAGTCGCCATCGAGCCACTGGAGACATCGGATCGGCTCGAGCTTCACGCCTTCTACGCCAAGGACAGCGTCGTCGTGTGGAACCCCTATCATGTCGACTTCTTCCATGGCGTCGTCCGCAAGTATGCGGCGCCGGTCGACTTGGACATCCTGCGCGAGGAGGGGGCCATTCCCGCCGGAGGATTCCTCGATTCGTCGATCCAGTTCGATCTCGCGGAGGAAACGGTTGAAGCCGCGCGGACTCCCCGCGAGACTCGCCTGATCGCCTTCGTCCAGAACATGGCGACGCAGGAGATCCTCCAGTGCAGGGAGGCGAGGATCAGGCTGCCTTAG
- a CDS encoding TlpA family protein disulfide reductase yields the protein MKPFPGVAGEDRISAISPLRDVEARRTESKNAGKGSPELKAIRSPIAPWPLLALIVATWSPGQAQEIQASAPAGPEAALASGETAGKPAKESPVLKAPDFTAKDLQGKEVKASELLKKGPILVDFWTTWCGPCKREMPELDKLHKKYRDRGFSVVAISQDEPRTVQKVKPYVDSNKFQFLVLTDPSKSIGNLFNVRQYPTSFLIAQDRKIVHFAESYLPGDEKKLEELVRGLLGLGAESETSGSPK from the coding sequence ATGAAGCCGTTTCCCGGGGTCGCGGGGGAAGACCGGATATCGGCGATCTCGCCCCTTCGGGATGTCGAAGCAAGGCGCACCGAGTCCAAGAACGCAGGGAAAGGGAGTCCTGAATTGAAGGCGATTCGAAGCCCCATCGCTCCGTGGCCTCTGTTGGCCCTCATCGTCGCGACCTGGTCTCCAGGCCAGGCCCAGGAGATCCAGGCATCCGCTCCCGCCGGCCCCGAGGCGGCCCTGGCATCGGGCGAGACGGCAGGGAAGCCGGCCAAGGAGAGTCCCGTCCTGAAGGCCCCCGACTTCACGGCCAAGGACCTTCAGGGGAAGGAGGTCAAGGCGTCCGAGCTTCTCAAGAAGGGGCCGATCCTCGTCGACTTCTGGACCACATGGTGCGGGCCCTGCAAGCGCGAGATGCCGGAGCTGGACAAGCTCCACAAGAAGTACCGCGACAGGGGGTTCTCCGTCGTCGCGATCTCGCAGGACGAGCCGCGCACCGTGCAGAAGGTGAAGCCCTATGTCGACTCCAACAAGTTTCAGTTTCTCGTGCTGACCGATCCGAGCAAGTCGATCGGCAACCTGTTCAACGTGAGGCAGTATCCGACCTCCTTCCTGATCGCCCAGGATCGGAAGATCGTGCACTTCGCGGAGTCGTATCTACCCGGGGACGAGAAGAAGCTCGAGGAGCTCGTGCGGGGTTTGCTGGGCCTGGGGGCGGAGAGTGAGACCTCCGGCAGCCCGAAGTGA
- the queG gene encoding tRNA epoxyqueuosine(34) reductase QueG: MEIARACPRPKGRARPGSSPGAWRGPRGSRNPAGQRQARRCRPPPDLGSYCPMEGAREARDRILEWGREIGFSSVGIAPAEPSPALPRLIRWLEEGRNGSMAYLARDPLARGDPRNLLGGCRSVICAALPYSTGDDPAAGRPELGRISRYAWGDDYHAVVKEKLEALSSRIRREWPEARARVAVDTSPIMEKALAAQAGIGWMGKHTLMIDPGRGSWFVLGEVLTTLALSPTGAVEDRCGGCSRCVEACPTGAIVEPYLLDARRCLSYWTIERKGEIDPEIEIRTGNWIFGCDVCQEVCPWNERAPRAEEPRFAPRIENLGRALREWREAGEAEFDRRFGGNPVAHVGRGAFLRNVEAAMRNERRR; the protein is encoded by the coding sequence ATGGAGATTGCGCGGGCCTGTCCAAGGCCGAAGGGAAGAGCGCGGCCGGGTTCTTCTCCGGGCGCGTGGAGAGGGCCTCGAGGGTCGCGAAACCCTGCCGGACAGCGCCAAGCACGGCGTTGTCGGCCGCCTCCCGATCTGGGATCGTACTGCCCGATGGAAGGCGCGCGCGAAGCGAGGGATCGTATCCTCGAGTGGGGGAGGGAGATCGGCTTCTCATCGGTGGGGATCGCTCCCGCCGAGCCCTCACCGGCCTTGCCCCGGCTCATCCGGTGGCTCGAAGAAGGCCGCAACGGCTCGATGGCCTATCTTGCCCGCGACCCTCTCGCGCGCGGGGATCCGCGCAACCTTCTCGGGGGATGCCGCAGCGTCATCTGCGCGGCGCTTCCCTACAGCACAGGCGATGATCCGGCGGCCGGTCGGCCCGAGCTCGGGAGGATCTCCCGCTACGCCTGGGGGGATGACTATCACGCTGTCGTGAAGGAGAAGCTCGAGGCCCTCTCATCGCGGATCCGCAGGGAGTGGCCCGAGGCGCGAGCGAGGGTCGCTGTCGACACCTCCCCGATCATGGAGAAGGCCCTTGCCGCGCAGGCCGGAATCGGCTGGATGGGGAAGCACACGCTGATGATCGATCCAGGGCGGGGCAGCTGGTTTGTCCTCGGGGAAGTCCTCACGACGCTCGCTCTGTCTCCGACCGGCGCTGTGGAGGACCGCTGCGGGGGCTGCTCGCGCTGCGTCGAGGCCTGTCCGACGGGCGCGATCGTCGAGCCCTATCTTCTCGATGCGAGGCGCTGTCTCTCGTATTGGACGATCGAGCGGAAGGGCGAGATCGATCCCGAGATCGAGATCCGGACAGGGAACTGGATCTTCGGCTGTGACGTGTGCCAGGAGGTGTGTCCCTGGAACGAACGGGCGCCGCGTGCGGAGGAGCCCCGCTTCGCTCCGCGCATCGAGAATCTCGGCCGGGCGCTGCGGGAGTGGCGCGAGGCCGGCGAGGCTGAGTTCGACCGGCGGTTCGGCGGGAACCCGGTCGCTCATGTTGGTCGCGGAGCCTTTCTCAGGAATGTAGAAGCAGCGATGCGAAACGAGAGGAGACGATGA
- a CDS encoding NifU family protein: MLDRKQVEGVFDRRVRPALMMDGGNIELIDVKDNKVYVRLVGACGHCPSSAMTLQFGVEKALREELSEFEGLVTV; this comes from the coding sequence ATGCTGGATCGCAAGCAAGTCGAAGGGGTTTTCGATCGTAGGGTTCGTCCCGCGCTCATGATGGACGGCGGGAACATAGAGCTGATCGATGTGAAGGACAACAAGGTCTACGTGAGGCTGGTGGGCGCCTGCGGGCATTGCCCCAGCTCCGCGATGACCCTGCAGTTCGGCGTCGAGAAGGCGCTCCGGGAAGAGCTCTCCGAGTTCGAGGGGCTCGTCACGGTCTGA
- a CDS encoding DUF4412 domain-containing protein, which produces MKLRWLLLPVLLGALLGGEARADVTIETKHNEETHMMYLAEHMFRSDIKDGMVIFRGDKKVLWMVDLGKKKYTEMTEADAKAMGQKIDEAMARMQEALKEASPEQRAMMEKMMGNVPGAKQKSKRIVTPLGQSREINGFRCKGYTVDTGDEATSEVWATDPKAINLDPAELSVFKEFAEFMQEILPGMDSLEELMKDYENPGEDQVPGFPILTIAKDKKGKESWRSEVVRLEKGSIGAEKFEVPAGWKKEKGAFGE; this is translated from the coding sequence ATGAAGCTTCGATGGTTGCTCCTGCCCGTTCTGCTCGGTGCTCTTCTCGGCGGCGAGGCAAGGGCCGATGTGACGATCGAGACCAAGCACAACGAAGAGACCCACATGATGTACTTGGCCGAGCACATGTTCCGCTCAGACATCAAGGACGGCATGGTGATCTTCCGGGGAGACAAGAAGGTCCTCTGGATGGTGGACCTCGGCAAGAAGAAGTACACGGAAATGACCGAGGCGGACGCGAAGGCGATGGGACAGAAGATAGACGAAGCCATGGCGCGGATGCAGGAAGCGCTGAAAGAGGCCTCCCCGGAGCAGCGGGCGATGATGGAGAAGATGATGGGGAACGTGCCGGGGGCGAAGCAGAAGTCGAAGCGGATCGTCACTCCGCTGGGGCAGAGCCGTGAGATCAACGGTTTCCGATGCAAGGGATATACGGTCGATACCGGGGACGAGGCGACTAGCGAGGTGTGGGCGACCGATCCGAAGGCGATCAATCTGGATCCCGCGGAGCTATCGGTCTTCAAGGAGTTCGCGGAGTTCATGCAGGAGATCCTGCCGGGCATGGACAGCCTCGAGGAGCTCATGAAGGACTACGAGAATCCGGGGGAGGATCAGGTTCCCGGATTCCCGATCCTGACCATCGCGAAGGACAAGAAGGGGAAGGAGTCCTGGCGCTCCGAGGTGGTCCGCCTGGAGAAGGGGTCGATCGGCGCCGAGAAGTTCGAGGTGCCGGCCGGATGGAAGAAGGAGAAGGGAGCCTTCGGGGAGTGA